From one Populus alba chromosome 17, ASM523922v2, whole genome shotgun sequence genomic stretch:
- the LOC118037212 gene encoding putative disease resistance protein RGA1, with translation MEVCVSDDFSLKQVIQKIIKSATGERCADLDGGELEKKLEAILNGRKYLHLLDDVWNEEAQKWLLLKPLLSKGAGGSKIIVTTRSQRVAEIMGTVPAYNLSLLGQEDCLSLFYKCAFKDGQMELYPNLVAIGKEIVAKCKQVPLAVINMGNQLYGKTEEKEWESVRDSEKWEEEGDGILPALKISYQRLPTHLKRCFLYCSVFPKDYLFRDLLMVQFWMAHGLILQTSNPNEKLEDVGLRYVRELISRCFYQDYDDFTYVAIFKMHDLMHDLASSLAQNEFSIISSQNHQISKTTRHFSVTDSDSFFHQTLPKFPNNFHQVRSIVFADSIAGPTCKIDFEKCLLEFKHLRSLELMDDSEFEAFPERIDALKHLRYTHFGGNAKIKRLPKSIFKLQNLQALAVGFGLEELPKDVRYMINLRFLFVVTKQKRLPEGGIGCLECLQTLFIVGCENLENLCEDMQGLKSLRKLVIGGCDSLISLPRSIKCLTTLEELFIIKCKKLDLMTIEEEKEKKIQPLSLSLRIIIFAALPATFALPEQLLQGSAESFQTFIIKDCPNIKEMPNCINLKKLQNLKISDCSSLSKWCRRGTGEDWLKIKNIRKIMVDDDDSGEETSD, from the coding sequence ATGGAGGTATGTGTTTCAGAtgatttttccttgaaacaagtGATACAAAAGATTATTAAATCTGCAACTGGGGAAAGATGTGCGGATTTGGATGGGggtgaacttgaaaaaaaacttgaagctATTCTGAATGGTAGGAAATACTTGCATCTTTTGGATGATGTATGGAATGAAGAAGCTCAAAAATGGTTGTTGTTGAAGCCTTTGTTATCAAAAGGTGCTGGTGGAAGTAAGATTATAGTAACTACCCGTAGTCAACGTGTTGCTGAGATTATGGGTACTGTTCCTGCGTACAACCTAAGTCTTCTTGGTCAGGAGGACTGTCTGTCGTTGTTTTACAAGTGTGCATTCAAGGATGGGCAAATGGAGTTGTATCCAAATTTGGTTGCAATTGGGAAAGAAATAGTGGCGAAATGCAAGCAAGTTCCTCTGGCAGTGATTAACATGGGGAATCAACTGTATGGTAAGACTGAAGAAAAAGAGTGGGAATCGGTGAGAGACAGTGAGAAGTGGGAAGAAGAGGGAGATGGCATTTTACCTGCCTTGAAAATAAGCTATCAAAGACTGCCGACTCACTTGAAAAGATGCTTTCTTTATTGTTCTGTTTTTCCAAAAGATTACTTGTTCCGAGATCTCTTAATGGTGCAATTTTGGATGGCACATGGGCTCATTCTTCAAACATCAAATCCAAATGAGAAGTTGGAAGATGTTGGCTTGCGTTATGTGCGCGAGTTGATCTCAAGATGTTTCTACCAAGATTATGACGATTTCACTTATGTAGCTATCTTTAAGATGCATGATTTAATGCATGATCTTGCATCATCATTGGctcaaaatgagttttcaatCATAAGCTCTCAAAACCATCAAATTTCCAAAACGACCCGTCATTTTTCAGTTACCGACTCTGattcattttttcatcaaactctCCCCAAGTTCCCAAACAACTTCCATCAAGTGCGGTCAATAGTCTTTGCAGATAGTATAGCGGGGCCTACATGCAAAATAGACTTTGAGAAATGTTTGTTAGAATTCAAGCATTTGCGGTCTTTAGAATTAATGGATGATTCTGAATTTGAGGCTTTTCCGGAGAGGATTGACGCCTTAAAACATTTGAGATATACCCATTTTGGGGGCaacgcaaaaataaaaagactcccaaaatctattttcaaattgCAAAACTTGCAAGCTCTGGCTGTAGGTTTTGGATTAGAAGAGCTGCCTAAAGATGTGAGGTACATGATCAACCTTAGATTTTTATTTGTAGTTACTAAGCAGAAGCGGTTGCCAGAAGGTGGGATTGGGTGTTTGGAGTGTCTTCAAACTTTATTCATTGTTGGGtgtgaaaatctagaaaatttgtGCGAAGATATGCAAGGTCTTAAAAGTCTTCGAAAATTGGTTATTGGTGGATGTGATAGCTTGATTTCTCTGCCAAGAAGCATAAAATGCCTAACTACTCTGgaagaattatttattataaagtgtaaaaagcttgatttgatgacaatagaagaagagaaagagaaaaaaattcaacctctttccctttcccttcgtATTATAATATTTGCAGCGTTACCAGCAACTTTTGCTTTACCAGAACAACTTCTTCAAGGATCTGCAGAATCCTTTCAAACATTTATCATCAAAGACTgtccaaacattaaagaaatgcCAAATtgcatcaatttaaaaaaacttcaaaatcttAAGATCAGTGATTGTTCAAGTTTGAGCAAATGGTGCCGAAGGGGAACAGGAGAAGATTGGCTAAAGATCAAAAATATTCGTAAAATTATGGTTGACGATGATGACAGTGGTGAAGAAACATCTGATTAG